A portion of the Drosophila sechellia strain sech25 chromosome 2R, ASM438219v1, whole genome shotgun sequence genome contains these proteins:
- the LOC6615436 gene encoding probable serine/threonine-protein kinase DDB_G0267686 has product MGIFWIAAISFSWQFSDAFYYMPKFLCIPPYVAINGSCLIPTPTEPTILPCLKNLQNSTVFPKNREVVTVSPPNLIPEDGDTIGEGHSKDKKPNIPIKIPVKPISENSPINQIPQEAGAGVEGDKTKEDLSPAVPDANKVPTESSENTLDLESNDNNIGKPEDSNQNESNPDSITQSKHKNSTLISTSPGQETNGNNLPEKGSNTNSKLKPPISEYSQINNIPPEEGSFEGDNTNKDLNPTVPEESKVPTESSENTLDSESNDNYVGKPEDSDQNESNPDIITPSQHENSSLISTNHGQETNESYLPENGYSTGSKLKPPTPKNSQINQTSPEAGAVAGDNTNQDLNPTVTDANKLPTESSENILDSEFNANNIGKPEDSNQNESNPDIITPSQHENSSLISTNPGQETNGIRDPVNGSKSISILKPPILENSQINKIPTESGAVEGDKTNKDLNLDVPYVNKFSSKNTINSQSNNTNISKPEDSDQNENNPNIITLNKTANSSVTLTNPGQETNGIRDPVNGSSASSIQNVSKPRKLDGKNFESNLGVGNDIRPGNIAEDRNQNLKKENTIVSSISENPTMNKTGDLLPENMESPTKLSSVSLAKIPSTRPTISQPPKKGISILPPKMPPRIYYDLNPPKSEIPSISGADAGFLPISPSIPDTDKLSSGILPSEIQIQTALPGDLNPSKDPSMPEMVPVRDPSIPDTENLIKNTLPSEGLSKIVSPGDLHTPIIPDTNEVINGLLPSERPNQIPLSGNKGHPNTHPITGVVSATKPVVPALPGTHNLVPVPKQPILPKIPDADHSINEEDLNAKPQSPKIHIPGAPKIIDPKIHIPESKEPILPKIPETDHLINEEDLIGKPQSPKIHIPGAPKIIDPKIHIPDSKEPILPKISETDYLINEEDLIGKPQSPKIHIPGAPKIIDPKIHIPESKESILPKISVADHLINVKDLIAKPQSPKIHIPETPKIIEPKIQIPEDPKMPKLIRPEDLYPKDINIYDLLPKDMFA; this is encoded by the exons ATGGGAATTTTTTGGATTGCAGCTATATCGTTCTCGTGGCAATTTTCAGACGCCTTTTATTATATGCCCAAATTCCTTTGCATTCCACCATATGTGGCCATTAATGGAAGCTGCTTGATTCCTACCCCCACAGAACCCACGATCCTG CCCTGTTTGAAGAACCTTCAAAACTCAACGGTGTTTCCGAAAAATCGTGAAGTAGTTACCGTTAGTCCCCCGAATTTAATACCGGAAGATGGTGATACTATCGGAGAAGGCCATTCGAAAGATAAAAAGCCTAATATTCCTATCAAAATACCAGTAAAG CCTATTTCGGAGAATTCACCAATAAATCAAATACCTCAGGAAGCAGGAGCCGGAGTTGAAGGCGATAAGACAAAGGAAGATTTAAGTCCG gCTGTTCCGGATGCAAATAAAGTGCCTACTGAGAGTTCGGAAAATACCTTGGATTTGGAGTCCAATGACAACAATATTGGTAAACCTGAAGACTCCAATCAAAACGAAAGTAATCCGGATAGTATAACACAG AGTAAACATAAAAATTCGACCTTAATTTCAACAAGTCCTGGACAGGAAACAAATGGAAACAATCTTCCGGAAAAAGGTTCTAATACAAACAGTAAATTAAAACCG ccaATTTCGGAATAttcccaaataaataatataccCCCGGAAGAAGGATCATTTGAAGGCGATAATACAAACAAAGATTTAAATCCG aCCGTTCCTGAAGAGAGCAAAGTGCCTACTGAAAGTTCAGAAAATACCTTAGATTCGGAATCCAATGACAACTATGTTGGTAAACCCGAAGACTCTGATCAAAACGAAAGTAATCCGGATATTATAACACCG AGTCAACATGAAAATTCGAGCCTAATTTCGACAAACCACGGACAAGAAACAAATGAAAGCTACCTTCCAGAAAATGGATATAGTACAGGCAGTAAATTAAAACCG CCTACTCCGAAAAATTCCCAAATAAATCAAACATCTCCGGAAGCAGGAGCAGTCGCAGGCGATAATACAAACCAAGATTTAAATCCG aCCGTTACCGATGCAAATAAATTGCCTACTGAAAGTTCAGAAAATATCTTAGATTCGGAATTCAATGCCAACAATATTGGTAAGCCCGAAGACTCCAATCAAAACGAAAGTAATCCGGATATTATAACACCG AGTCAACATGAAAATTCGAGCCTAATTTCAACAAATCCTGGACAAGAAACAAATGGAATCAGAGATCCTGTAAATGGATCTAAATCAATCAGCATATTAAAACCA CCTATTTTGGAAAAttcccaaataaataaaatacctACGGAATCAGGAGCAGTTGAAGGTGATAAGACAAACAAAGATTTAAATCTG gATGTTCCTTATGTAAATAAGTTTAGCTCAAAAAACACTATAAATTCGCAGTCCAACAATACGAATATTAGTAAGCCTGAAGACTCCGaccaaaacgaaaataatCCCAATATCATTACATTG AATAAAACTGCGAATTCGAGCGTTACTTTAACCAATCCTGGACAAGAAACAAATGGAATCAGAGATCCTGTAAATGGATCGAGTGCAAGCAGCATACAGAATGTTTCGAAACCAAGAAAGCTTGATGGTAAAAATTTTGAAAGTAACCTAGGCGTAGGAAACGATATTAGGCCTGGAAACATT GCAGAAGACCGCAACCAGAAtctgaaaaaagaaaacacaattGTGTCG TCAATTTCGGAAAATCCTACAATGAACAAAACTGGTGATTTACTACCCGAAAACATGGAAAGTCCAACAAAGCTATCAAGTGTTTCCTTAGCTAAG ATACCTAGTACAAGACCTACTATTTCTCAACCTCCTAAAAAGGGAATTAGTATTTTGCCGCCCAAAATGCCCCCAAGAATTTACTAT gATTTGAATCCTCCAAAATCCGAAATACCTTCG ATTTCAGGAGCAGATGCTGGCTTTCTTCCGATAAGTCCTTCAATTCCTGATACAGATAAATTAAGCAGTGGCATCTTACCATcagaaatacaaatacaaacagCTTTACCCGGT GATTTAAATCCTTCAAAAGATCCTTCG ATGCCCGAAATGGTACCAGTGAGAGATCCTTCAATTCCTGACACagaaaatttgattaaaaatacATTGCCATCCGAAGGGCTGTCAAAAATTGTCTCCCCCGGA GATTTGCATACACCGATAATTCCTGATACTAATGAAGTTATAAATGGTTTATTACCATCCGAACGTCCGAATCAAATACCATTGTCTGGG AATAAGGGTCATCCAAATACTCACCCA ATAACTGGGGTAGTATCTGCAACTAAGCCAGTAGTTCCTGCTCTTCCTGGCACACATAATTTG GTGCCTGTGCCCAAACAGCCAATACTGCCAAAGATTCCTGATGCGGATCATTCGATAAATGAAGAAGATTTGAACGCTAAACCACAATCACCTAAAATTCACATACCCGGG GCGCCGAAGATAATTGATCCCAAAATTCATATTCCTGAGTCAAAAGAGCCCATACTACCAAAGATTCCTGAAACGGATCATTTGATAAATGAAGAAGATTTGATCGGTAAACCACAATCACCCAAAATTCACATACCCGGG GCGCCGAAGATAATTGATCCCAAAATTCATATTCCTGATTCCAAAGAGCCCATACTACCAAAGATTTCTGAAACGGATTATTTGATAAATGAAGAAGATTTGATCGGTAAACCACAATCACCCAAAATTCACATACCCGGG GCGCCGAAGATAATTGATCCCAAAATTCATATTCCTGAGTCCAAAGAGTCAATACTACCAAAGATTTCTGTTGCGGATCATTTAATTAATGTAAAAGATTTGATCGCTAAACCACAATCACCCAAAATTCACATACCCGAG ACGCCGAAGATAATTGAGCCCAAAATTCAGATTCCCGAGGATCCAAAAATGCCCAAATTAATTAGACCTGAAGACCTATATCCGAAAGATATAAATATCTATGATCTTTTGCCCAAGGACATGTTTGCCTAA
- the LOC116800292 gene encoding uncharacterized protein LOC116800292 gives MGDIKMEGDRVPTKVCNIFHSSRQMAMEKDKTDPRESPTVATRPQAHSQKRDCYFQHPRAPHAPHPVTPATPPLP, from the coding sequence ATGGGGGATATAAAGATGGAGGGAGATAGAGTGCccacaaaagtatgcaacatatTTCACAGTTCGAGGCAGATGGCGATGGAAAAGGACAAAACAGACCCAAGGGAAAGCCCCACTGTCGCCACACGCCCACAAGCCCACTCTCAAAAGCGTGACTGTTACTTCCAGCATCCCAGAGCACCCCACGCCCCCCATCCGGTCACCCCCGCAACCCCACCCCTTCCCTGA